Proteins encoded by one window of Streptomyces sp. NBC_01477:
- a CDS encoding TrmH family RNA methyltransferase, translating into MSDEQAVLRPTGAGSALRRWHERAADPDTVVLDGFHALKHALRFGADVHVAVSSDKDAVLRLAADLAPDLTADLAERVSEIPAAALRELVTRVHPTAVAALAARPARDGGTAALAALPRRAPVVVLDRPRNLGNVGAVIRLAAGFGVTGVVTTGDLDPWHPNAVRAGAGLHYATAVERTTPDGLPPGPLHVLDPEGEDIRAAELPDDALIVFGSERHGVSDELRARATALVSLPMRPQVSSYNLATSVGMTLYHWSATSGSPLVPGRP; encoded by the coding sequence ATGAGCGACGAGCAGGCCGTACTCCGGCCGACCGGGGCGGGGTCAGCCCTGCGGCGGTGGCACGAGCGCGCCGCGGACCCGGACACGGTCGTGCTCGACGGCTTCCACGCCCTCAAGCACGCCCTGCGCTTCGGCGCCGACGTCCATGTGGCGGTCAGCAGTGACAAGGACGCCGTGCTGCGGCTCGCCGCCGACCTCGCACCCGACCTGACCGCGGACCTTGCGGAGCGCGTCAGCGAGATCCCGGCCGCCGCGCTGCGCGAACTGGTCACCCGCGTCCACCCCACCGCGGTGGCCGCGCTCGCCGCCCGGCCCGCACGGGACGGGGGTACGGCCGCGCTGGCCGCGCTGCCCCGGCGGGCGCCCGTCGTGGTCCTGGACCGCCCCCGCAACCTCGGCAATGTCGGGGCGGTGATCAGGCTCGCCGCCGGCTTCGGCGTCACCGGCGTCGTCACCACCGGCGACCTGGACCCCTGGCACCCCAACGCCGTACGGGCCGGCGCCGGGCTGCACTATGCGACGGCCGTGGAGCGTACGACCCCGGACGGGCTGCCGCCGGGGCCGCTGCACGTCCTCGACCCGGAGGGCGAGGACATCCGCGCCGCCGAGCTGCCGGACGACGCGCTGATCGTCTTCGGCTCGGAACGGCACGGCGTGTCGGACGAACTGCGCGCCCGGGCCACGGCACTGGTCTCGCTGCCGATGCGGCCCCAGGTGTCGAGCTACAACCTGGCCACCAGCGTCGGTATGACGCTCTATCACTGGTCGGCCACCTCCGGCTCCCCGCTGGTCCCCGGACGTCCCTGA
- a CDS encoding DUF5819 family protein yields the protein MQSVQGASPQVATLSLPARIAVAVTVGVVAVGALLHLGMVFLHVAPSNTLSKQHATAVNDYIYPEFEQNWKLFAPDPVQQNNHVQARAEVRKQDGSTQTTGWVDMTAIDVADMRHNLLPSHTEQNELRRAWSYYTDTHNDQNQPTAGNGSDLSSAYLQNILAKRLGPTLNGGTVVRIQARAATTAVARPSWSGESIDTTTQYRELPWWTVTTAPAGQEKTS from the coding sequence ATGCAGTCAGTGCAGGGGGCATCGCCCCAGGTGGCGACGTTGTCGCTGCCCGCCCGAATAGCGGTGGCCGTGACCGTGGGCGTGGTCGCGGTGGGAGCGCTCCTCCACCTCGGCATGGTGTTCCTGCATGTCGCGCCGTCGAACACGCTCAGCAAACAGCACGCCACGGCGGTCAACGACTACATCTACCCGGAGTTCGAGCAGAACTGGAAGCTCTTCGCGCCCGACCCGGTGCAGCAGAACAATCACGTGCAGGCCCGCGCGGAGGTCCGCAAGCAGGACGGCAGCACCCAGACCACCGGCTGGGTGGACATGACGGCGATCGACGTGGCGGACATGCGGCACAACCTGCTGCCCAGCCACACCGAGCAGAACGAGCTGCGCCGGGCCTGGAGCTACTACACCGACACGCACAACGACCAGAACCAGCCGACCGCGGGCAACGGCAGCGACCTGAGCAGCGCGTATCTGCAGAACATCCTCGCGAAACGCCTCGGCCCCACGCTCAACGGCGGCACGGTCGTCCGCATCCAGGCCAGAGCCGCCACCACCGCGGTCGCCAGGCCGTCCTGGAGCGGTGAGTCGATCGACACCACCACCCAATACCGGGAGCTGCCGTGGTGGACCGTCACCACCGCGCCGGCAGGGCAGGAGAAGACCTCGTGA
- a CDS encoding HTTM domain-containing protein, with the protein MAQGLARVTGSALAPYQAAIVRIGFALTWLAFLLREWPHRSELYGPDSAWSFDLAKRLVAGNHAFTALLWSDSRGWFELVYAVAVVSSAMLLVGWRTRTASVLFMIGVLSLQNRSVFMGDGGDNVVHLMAIYLVFTRCGQVWSLDRRLAARAEAKARAAAASGPDAADDGLAVRGPGIDPAGIALWTLLGAALVVATAMDKLSTEWEVALWAGLLIQALWWAVRRYAPGEPRTVLDIMTNVIHNGAMLVIVVEVCLIYSTAGWYKIQGSRWEDGTALYYPLHLDDFTPWPGLSHALAGNSLMVMLITYGTVMVQVAFPFTLFNRRVKNVLLVAMMLEHASIAIVLGLPFFSLAMIAADAVFLPTGFLRWLGGRIAQLLRGPVTPPKAPAVPGQRPADGNDGQPAAGPPPTDALT; encoded by the coding sequence ATGGCCCAGGGCCTGGCCAGGGTCACCGGCAGCGCGCTGGCCCCCTACCAGGCCGCGATCGTACGGATCGGCTTCGCGCTGACCTGGCTGGCCTTCCTGCTGCGGGAGTGGCCGCACCGCTCCGAGCTGTACGGCCCGGACAGCGCGTGGAGCTTCGACCTGGCCAAGCGGCTGGTCGCCGGGAACCACGCCTTCACCGCGCTGCTGTGGAGCGACAGCCGCGGCTGGTTCGAGCTGGTCTACGCGGTGGCCGTCGTCAGCAGCGCCATGCTGCTGGTGGGCTGGCGCACCAGGACCGCGTCGGTGCTCTTCATGATCGGTGTGCTCTCGCTGCAGAACCGCAGCGTCTTCATGGGCGACGGCGGCGACAACGTCGTCCATCTGATGGCGATCTACCTGGTCTTCACCCGCTGCGGGCAGGTCTGGTCGCTCGACCGGCGCCTCGCGGCCCGTGCCGAGGCCAAGGCGCGGGCCGCCGCGGCGAGCGGGCCCGACGCGGCCGACGACGGCCTGGCCGTCCGCGGCCCCGGCATCGATCCGGCGGGGATCGCGCTGTGGACGCTGCTGGGCGCCGCCCTGGTGGTGGCCACCGCGATGGACAAGCTCAGCACCGAGTGGGAAGTGGCCCTGTGGGCGGGGCTGCTGATCCAGGCGCTGTGGTGGGCGGTACGGCGTTACGCGCCGGGTGAGCCGCGCACGGTGCTCGACATCATGACCAACGTGATCCACAACGGCGCCATGCTGGTGATCGTCGTGGAGGTCTGCCTGATCTACTCCACGGCCGGCTGGTACAAGATCCAGGGCAGCCGCTGGGAGGACGGCACCGCGCTCTACTATCCGCTGCACCTGGACGACTTCACCCCGTGGCCCGGCCTGTCGCACGCCCTGGCGGGCAATTCGCTGATGGTCATGCTGATCACCTACGGCACGGTCATGGTGCAGGTCGCCTTCCCCTTCACCCTCTTCAACCGCCGGGTGAAGAACGTGCTGCTGGTGGCGATGATGCTGGAGCACGCCTCGATCGCGATCGTGCTGGGCCTGCCCTTCTTCTCGCTGGCGATGATCGCCGCCGACGCCGTCTTCCTGCCCACCGGCTTCCTGCGCTGGCTGGGCGGGCGGATCGCACAGCTGCTGCGGGGGCCCGTGACACCGCCGAAGGCCCCGGCGGTGCCCGGGCAGCGGCCGGCGGACGGGAACGACGGGCAACCCGCGGCAGGACCGCCGCCCACCGACGCCCTGACCTGA
- the pdhA gene encoding pyruvate dehydrogenase (acetyl-transferring) E1 component subunit alpha has product MTVLDTPAWRPRADAAPLLPDPEPYRLLGTPAAADLDPALLGRLYAQLVRGRRYNRQATALTKQGRLAVYPSSTGQEACEIAAALALRPDDWLFPSYRDTLAVVARGVDPVEALTLLRGDWHTGYDSREHRVAPLSTPLATQLPHAVGLAHAARLSGDAVAALAMVGDGGTSEGDFHEALNFAAVWRAPVVFLVQNNGFAISVPLAKQTAAPTLAHKAVGYGMPGRLVDGNDVAAVHQVLTEALRRAREGGGPTLVEAVTYRIDAHTNADDATRYREESEVAAWLAHDPVELLERELTGRGLLDDADRQRALDDAETMAADLRERMHEDPQLDPMELFAHVYAEPTAQLRAQAEQLRAEMEAERQS; this is encoded by the coding sequence ATGACCGTGCTGGACACCCCCGCCTGGCGGCCACGCGCCGACGCCGCGCCGCTGCTGCCCGACCCGGAGCCGTACCGGCTGCTCGGCACCCCCGCCGCCGCGGACCTGGACCCCGCGCTGCTCGGCAGGCTGTACGCGCAGCTTGTCCGCGGCCGCCGCTACAACCGGCAGGCCACCGCCCTGACCAAGCAGGGCCGGCTGGCCGTCTACCCGTCCAGCACCGGCCAGGAGGCCTGCGAGATCGCCGCTGCTCTCGCACTGCGGCCCGACGACTGGCTCTTCCCCAGCTACCGCGACACCCTCGCCGTCGTCGCCCGCGGGGTCGACCCCGTCGAGGCGCTGACACTGCTGCGCGGCGACTGGCACACCGGCTACGACTCCCGCGAGCACCGGGTCGCACCGCTCAGCACCCCGCTGGCCACCCAGCTGCCGCACGCCGTCGGCCTCGCGCACGCCGCCCGGCTCAGCGGTGACGCGGTGGCCGCGCTCGCCATGGTCGGCGACGGCGGCACCAGCGAGGGCGACTTCCACGAGGCGCTCAATTTCGCGGCCGTCTGGCGCGCCCCCGTGGTCTTCCTGGTGCAGAACAACGGCTTCGCCATCTCGGTGCCCCTTGCCAAGCAGACCGCCGCCCCCACCCTCGCCCACAAGGCGGTCGGCTACGGCATGCCGGGGCGGCTGGTGGACGGCAACGACGTGGCGGCGGTGCACCAGGTGCTCACCGAGGCGCTGCGCCGGGCACGCGAAGGCGGCGGCCCCACCCTGGTCGAGGCCGTCACCTACCGGATCGACGCGCACACCAACGCCGACGACGCCACCCGCTACCGCGAGGAGTCCGAGGTCGCGGCCTGGCTGGCGCACGACCCCGTCGAGCTGCTGGAAAGGGAGCTGACGGGCCGCGGACTGCTGGACGACGCCGACCGGCAGCGCGCACTGGACGACGCCGAGACGATGGCGGCCGACCTGCGCGAGCGGATGCACGAGGACCCGCAGCTCGACCCGATGGAGCTGTTCGCCCACGTCTATGCCGAGCCGACAGCGCAACTGCGGGCGCAGGCCGAGCAGTTGCGGGCCGAGATGGAAGCGGAGCGGCAGTCATGA
- the paaN gene encoding phenylacetic acid degradation protein PaaN, producing MSADLSTQSLAERHRGTLDTALDTIRTRAYWSPYPEHPKAYPDADQGRAAFEAQLGHRFAFATAQPGTDEWTGDERSPYGQELGVQYPHPDPDVLLPVMRAAMPAWRDAGPEARAMVCLEILARINARTHEFALAVMHTSGQAFTMAFQAGGPHAQDRGLEAVAYAYAEQMRTPGTAEWVKPQGKRDPLHLQKSFTAVPRGIGLVIGCNTFPTWNGYPGLFASLATGNAVLVKPHPRAVLPLALTVGAARDVLAEAGFSPDLVCLAVDRPGEGLAKTLAVRPEVRIVDYTGSTAFGDWLEANARQAQVFTEKAGVNTVVVDSTDDYRGMLSNLAFSLSLYSGQMCTTPQNLLIPRDGIGTEAGPRTYDEVVADLAAAMEQLLGDDTRANALLGALVNPDVKARLDAAPGMGEVALASREVAHPDFPDAVVRTPALVRLDAAKPDAEAAFMAECFGPVAFAVAVDSTAAALELLRRTIRDHGAMTVGGYTVSAEVAEQLEEVCLEECAQLSLNLTGGVYVNQTAAFSDFHGSGGNPAANAALCDGAFVAGRFRTVEVRRPA from the coding sequence TTGTCCGCCGATCTCTCCACCCAGTCCCTGGCCGAGCGCCATCGCGGCACCCTCGACACGGCGCTGGACACCATCAGGACGCGCGCCTACTGGTCGCCCTACCCCGAGCACCCCAAGGCGTATCCCGACGCCGACCAGGGCAGGGCCGCCTTCGAGGCGCAGCTCGGCCACCGCTTCGCCTTCGCGACCGCGCAGCCGGGCACCGACGAGTGGACCGGCGACGAGCGCTCGCCGTACGGCCAGGAGCTGGGCGTGCAGTATCCGCACCCGGATCCCGATGTGCTGCTGCCCGTGATGCGGGCCGCGATGCCCGCCTGGCGGGACGCGGGACCCGAGGCACGCGCCATGGTGTGCCTGGAGATCCTGGCCCGGATCAATGCGCGGACGCACGAGTTCGCGCTCGCGGTGATGCACACCTCGGGCCAGGCCTTCACGATGGCCTTCCAGGCGGGCGGCCCGCACGCGCAGGACCGCGGCCTTGAGGCGGTGGCGTATGCGTACGCCGAGCAGATGCGCACCCCCGGCACCGCAGAATGGGTGAAGCCGCAGGGCAAGCGGGATCCGCTGCATCTGCAGAAGTCCTTCACCGCCGTGCCGCGCGGCATCGGCCTGGTGATCGGCTGCAACACCTTCCCCACCTGGAACGGCTATCCGGGCCTCTTCGCGTCGCTGGCCACCGGCAATGCGGTGCTGGTCAAGCCGCACCCGCGGGCCGTACTGCCGCTCGCGCTGACCGTCGGCGCGGCCCGTGACGTCCTGGCCGAGGCGGGCTTCTCGCCCGACCTGGTCTGCCTCGCCGTCGACCGGCCGGGCGAGGGCCTGGCCAAGACGCTTGCGGTGCGCCCCGAGGTCCGCATCGTCGACTACACCGGATCGACCGCCTTCGGCGACTGGCTGGAGGCCAACGCCCGCCAGGCGCAGGTCTTCACCGAGAAGGCCGGGGTCAACACGGTGGTGGTGGACTCCACCGACGACTACCGCGGCATGCTGTCCAACCTGGCCTTCTCCCTGTCGCTGTACAGCGGCCAGATGTGCACCACCCCGCAGAATCTGCTGATTCCCCGGGACGGCATCGGCACGGAGGCCGGACCGCGGACGTACGACGAGGTGGTCGCCGACCTCGCCGCCGCGATGGAGCAGCTGCTCGGCGACGACACCCGGGCCAACGCCCTGCTCGGCGCACTGGTCAATCCGGACGTCAAGGCACGGCTGGACGCCGCCCCCGGTATGGGCGAGGTCGCGCTGGCCTCGCGCGAGGTGGCCCATCCCGACTTCCCCGACGCGGTCGTCCGCACCCCGGCCCTGGTCAGGCTGGACGCCGCCAAGCCGGACGCGGAGGCGGCGTTCATGGCCGAGTGCTTCGGTCCGGTCGCCTTCGCCGTGGCCGTCGACTCCACCGCCGCCGCGCTGGAGCTGCTGCGCCGGACGATCCGCGACCACGGCGCCATGACGGTGGGCGGCTACACCGTCTCGGCCGAGGTGGCGGAACAGTTGGAGGAGGTCTGCCTGGAGGAGTGCGCGCAGCTGTCGCTCAATCTGACCGGCGGGGTGTACGTCAACCAGACCGCCGCCTTCTCCGACTTCCACGGCTCCGGCGGCAATCCCGCGGCCAATGCGGCGTTGTGCGACGGGGCCTTCGTCGCCGGCCGGTTCCGGACGGTGGAGGTGCGCCGGCCGGCCTGA
- a CDS encoding TetR/AcrR family transcriptional regulator has translation MTMPKRDTYTPDSLLAVAVEVFNERGYDGTSMEDLSRAAGISKSSIYHHVRGKEELLNRAVGRALDGLFGILDQPGAGDGPAVRRLEYVIRRTAVVLMDELPYVTLLLRVRGNTTTERWAMERRREFDQRVAELLKSAVAEGDLRADVEVRLATRLLFGMINSIVEWYRPAAKGALDREQVADAVVRLAFDGLRA, from the coding sequence ATGACCATGCCGAAGCGCGACACCTATACGCCGGATTCGCTGCTCGCCGTGGCCGTGGAGGTCTTCAACGAGCGCGGCTACGACGGCACGTCCATGGAGGACCTCTCGCGCGCGGCGGGAATCTCGAAATCCTCGATCTACCACCATGTGCGGGGCAAGGAGGAATTGCTCAACAGGGCGGTGGGCCGGGCGCTCGACGGACTGTTCGGCATCCTCGACCAGCCAGGGGCCGGGGACGGTCCCGCGGTGCGGCGGCTGGAGTACGTCATCCGGCGCACGGCCGTCGTGCTCATGGACGAACTCCCCTACGTCACCCTGCTGCTGCGGGTGCGGGGGAACACCACGACCGAGCGGTGGGCGATGGAGCGCCGCAGGGAGTTCGACCAGCGGGTCGCGGAACTGCTGAAGTCGGCCGTGGCGGAGGGCGATCTGCGGGCGGACGTCGAGGTGAGGCTGGCCACCAGGCTGTTGTTCGGGATGATCAACTCGATAGTGGAGTGGTACCGCCCGGCGGCGAAGGGGGCGCTGGACCGCGAGCAGGTCGCCGACGCCGTGGTGCGGCTGGCGTTCGACGGGCTGCGTGCGTAG
- the paaA gene encoding 1,2-phenylacetyl-CoA epoxidase subunit PaaA, whose amino-acid sequence MTTTAQATTTAKDTTAPGGTPRSGGPAAGQEALAALAAAFDAAVADEVRIEPRDWMPDAYRDTLVRQMAQHAHSEIIGMQPEANWITRAPSLRRKAILMAKVQDEAGHGLYLYSAAETLGVSRDELLDKLHAGRQRYSSIFNYPTLTWADVGAIGWLVDGAAITNQVPLCRCSYGPYARAMVRICKEESFHQRQGYELLLTLSRGTPAQHEMAQDAVNRWWWPSLMMFGPPDDESSHSAQSMAWRIKRHSNDELRRRFVDICVPQAEVLGLTLPDPGLRWNEARGGYDHGPIDWAEFQDVLRGNGPCNRERLERRRTAHENGAWVRDAAAAYAAKHSATGHTADSGAAGQREGQV is encoded by the coding sequence ATGACGACAACGGCACAGGCGACGACGACCGCCAAGGACACGACGGCACCGGGCGGGACACCGCGGTCCGGCGGACCGGCGGCCGGCCAGGAGGCACTGGCCGCGCTGGCCGCGGCCTTCGACGCGGCGGTGGCCGACGAGGTGCGGATCGAACCGCGGGACTGGATGCCGGACGCCTACCGCGACACCCTCGTCCGCCAGATGGCCCAGCACGCCCACTCGGAAATCATCGGCATGCAGCCCGAGGCCAACTGGATCACCCGGGCGCCCTCGCTGCGGCGCAAGGCGATCCTGATGGCCAAGGTCCAGGACGAGGCCGGGCACGGGCTGTATCTCTACAGCGCCGCCGAGACCCTCGGCGTGAGCCGGGACGAACTGCTCGACAAGCTGCACGCCGGCCGCCAGCGCTATTCGTCCATCTTCAACTACCCCACCCTGACCTGGGCCGACGTCGGCGCGATCGGCTGGCTGGTCGACGGCGCCGCGATCACCAACCAGGTGCCGCTGTGCCGCTGCTCCTACGGCCCGTACGCCCGGGCGATGGTGCGGATCTGCAAGGAGGAGTCCTTCCACCAGCGGCAGGGGTACGAACTGCTGCTCACCCTCAGCCGCGGCACCCCCGCCCAGCACGAGATGGCGCAGGACGCGGTGAATCGCTGGTGGTGGCCCTCGCTGATGATGTTCGGCCCGCCGGACGACGAGTCGTCGCACTCGGCCCAGTCCATGGCCTGGCGCATCAAGCGCCATTCCAATGACGAACTGCGGCGGCGCTTCGTGGACATATGCGTCCCGCAGGCCGAAGTCCTCGGCCTGACCCTCCCCGACCCCGGCCTGCGGTGGAACGAGGCACGCGGCGGGTACGACCACGGTCCGATCGACTGGGCCGAATTCCAGGACGTGCTGCGCGGCAACGGGCCGTGCAACCGGGAAAGGCTGGAGCGCCGCCGCACCGCCCACGAGAACGGCGCCTGGGTCAGGGACGCGGCCGCCGCCTACGCCGCCAAGCACAGCGCCACCGGGCACACCGCGGACAGCGGCGCCGCGGGACAGCGGGAGGGACAGGTATGA
- the paaC gene encoding 1,2-phenylacetyl-CoA epoxidase subunit PaaC, producing the protein MTAALALGDDALVLAQRLGEWAGDAPVLEEDVALTNIALDLLGQARTLLSLTGDEDELAFRREPHEFRNVQLVERPNGDFADTIARQLYFSVYQELLYAALADGASDLAPLAAKAVKEVAYHRDHAEQWTLRLGDGTAESHRRMQRALEDLWRYTGELFEPLEGLAVDLPALRAPWLARVADTVRRAALDLPQGADRTPWAAGAGRQGVHTEAFGRLLAEMQYLHRAHPGATW; encoded by the coding sequence GTGACCGCCGCCCTCGCGCTCGGCGACGACGCGCTCGTGCTGGCCCAGCGGCTGGGGGAGTGGGCCGGGGACGCCCCCGTGCTGGAGGAGGACGTCGCCCTCACCAACATCGCCCTCGACCTGCTCGGCCAGGCCCGCACCCTGCTCTCGCTGACCGGCGACGAGGACGAGCTGGCCTTCCGCCGCGAGCCGCACGAATTCCGCAACGTGCAGCTGGTGGAGCGGCCCAACGGCGACTTCGCCGACACCATCGCCCGCCAGCTGTACTTCTCGGTCTACCAGGAGCTGCTCTACGCCGCGCTCGCGGACGGCGCCAGCGACCTCGCGCCGCTGGCCGCCAAGGCGGTCAAGGAAGTGGCCTACCACCGCGACCACGCCGAGCAGTGGACGCTGCGGCTCGGCGACGGCACCGCGGAGAGCCACCGCAGGATGCAGCGCGCCCTGGAGGACCTGTGGCGGTACACCGGCGAGCTGTTCGAACCGCTCGAAGGACTCGCGGTGGACCTGCCCGCCCTGCGCGCGCCGTGGCTCGCACGGGTCGCGGACACGGTCCGGCGGGCCGCCCTCGACCTGCCGCAGGGGGCGGACCGCACCCCGTGGGCGGCGGGAGCGGGCCGGCAGGGCGTCCACACCGAGGCGTTCGGACGGCTGCTGGCCGAGATGCAGTACCTGCACCGCGCGCACCCGGGGGCGACATGGTGA
- a CDS encoding Lrp/AsnC family transcriptional regulator, with protein MAREQMADEEPTVRPLDPIDRTILRLLQEDGRASIRSVAERVHVSRANAYARINRLIDDGVIRGFTARVDHERAGHGASAYITLKIVQNSWRTVREKLVTLPGVVHIALVSGDFDVLLLVHTVDNRSLRELVLTRLQSIEEVLSSRTLLVFEETDLVVGN; from the coding sequence ATGGCGAGAGAACAGATGGCCGACGAGGAGCCGACGGTCCGACCTCTGGACCCGATAGACCGCACGATCCTGCGGCTGCTTCAGGAGGACGGCAGGGCCTCGATACGGTCGGTCGCCGAGCGGGTGCACGTGTCCAGGGCGAACGCCTACGCCCGGATCAACCGGCTCATCGACGACGGGGTGATCCGAGGTTTCACCGCCCGGGTGGACCACGAGCGGGCGGGGCACGGCGCCTCGGCGTACATCACCCTCAAGATCGTCCAGAATTCCTGGCGGACGGTACGGGAGAAACTCGTCACCCTTCCGGGTGTCGTCCACATCGCGCTGGTGAGCGGCGATTTCGACGTACTGCTCCTGGTGCACACCGTCGACAACCGCAGCCTGCGCGAGCTGGTGCTCACCCGGCTGCAGTCGATCGAGGAAGTGCTCAGCAGCCGGACACTGCTGGTCTTCGAGGAGACCGACCTGGTGGTCGGGAACTGA
- a CDS encoding 3-hydroxyacyl-CoA dehydrogenase, which translates to MTALDRNSTVAVVGVGTMGQGIAQVALLAGHRVLLHDAVPGRAQVAADGVAGRLDRLVGKGRIGATDVKDALARLIPAESSADLAGAALVVEAVVEDLVVKQALFAEMEAVVGDDCLLATNTSSLPVTAVAGALRLPGRLVGLHFFNPAPLLPLVEVVAGAATDASAVATACDTAEAWGKTPVRCTDTPGFLVNRIARPFYAEALRVYEERAADPATIDAVLRECGGFAMGPFELTDLIGQDVNEAVTRSVWEAFFHDPKFTPSLAQRRLVESGRLGRKTGRGWFDYARDAGGAGTVGQPAPHTAEPALAPPYIVVRGDLGPAGALPGLAREAGIEVREEEPAGSGVIALPDGTPLRLADGHPMPKPGIRFDLALDYRTASRIAVAPCDGVHADVVDTAVGFFQALGKEVSVIGDVPGLIVARTVAMLADLATDAVSRQIASAQDVDTAMRLGVNYPLGPLEWCERISAAYVRDLLDVLHLSCPTGRYAPCRELRRRADAAGGVISS; encoded by the coding sequence GTGACCGCACTTGACCGCAACAGCACTGTGGCCGTCGTCGGCGTCGGCACCATGGGCCAGGGGATCGCGCAGGTCGCGCTGCTCGCCGGCCACCGGGTGCTGCTCCACGACGCCGTCCCCGGCCGCGCCCAGGTCGCGGCAGACGGCGTGGCGGGCCGCCTCGACCGGCTGGTCGGCAAGGGCCGGATCGGCGCGACCGACGTCAAGGACGCGCTGGCCCGGCTCATTCCCGCGGAGAGCAGCGCCGATCTGGCCGGGGCCGCGCTGGTCGTGGAGGCCGTCGTGGAGGACCTGGTCGTCAAGCAGGCGCTGTTCGCCGAGATGGAGGCGGTCGTCGGCGACGACTGCCTGCTGGCGACCAACACCTCCTCGCTGCCGGTGACCGCCGTCGCGGGCGCGCTGCGGCTGCCGGGGCGGCTGGTCGGCCTGCACTTCTTCAACCCGGCCCCGCTGCTGCCGCTGGTCGAGGTGGTCGCCGGTGCCGCCACCGACGCTTCGGCCGTCGCCACCGCCTGCGACACGGCCGAAGCCTGGGGCAAGACGCCGGTGCGCTGCACCGACACCCCCGGTTTCCTGGTCAACCGCATCGCCCGCCCCTTCTACGCCGAGGCCCTGCGGGTGTACGAGGAGCGCGCCGCCGATCCCGCGACCATCGACGCGGTCCTGCGTGAATGCGGCGGCTTCGCCATGGGTCCTTTCGAGCTGACCGACCTGATCGGCCAGGACGTCAACGAGGCGGTCACCCGGTCGGTCTGGGAGGCCTTCTTCCACGACCCGAAATTCACCCCGTCGCTGGCCCAGCGCCGGCTGGTCGAGTCCGGGCGGCTCGGCCGCAAGACCGGCCGCGGCTGGTTCGACTACGCCCGGGACGCGGGCGGCGCGGGCACCGTGGGGCAACCGGCGCCGCACACCGCGGAGCCCGCGCTCGCGCCGCCGTACATCGTGGTGCGCGGCGACCTCGGCCCCGCGGGGGCGCTGCCCGGGCTCGCCCGCGAGGCCGGGATCGAGGTCCGTGAGGAGGAGCCGGCCGGGTCCGGCGTGATCGCGCTGCCCGACGGCACCCCGCTGCGGCTGGCCGACGGACACCCCATGCCCAAGCCGGGGATCCGCTTCGACCTCGCCCTGGACTACCGCACCGCTTCCCGTATCGCCGTCGCCCCCTGCGACGGGGTGCATGCCGACGTCGTGGACACGGCGGTGGGATTCTTCCAGGCGCTGGGCAAGGAGGTCAGCGTCATCGGCGATGTGCCCGGTCTGATCGTGGCGCGGACGGTCGCGATGCTGGCCGATCTCGCGACCGACGCCGTCTCCCGGCAGATCGCCTCCGCCCAGGACGTCGACACCGCGATGCGGCTGGGCGTGAACTATCCGCTGGGTCCGCTGGAATGGTGCGAGCGGATTTCCGCGGCCTATGTGCGGGATCTCCTGGACGTACTGCACCTGAGCTGTCCCACCGGACGCTACGCACCCTGCCGGGAGCTGAGGCGGCGTGCGGACGCGGCCGGAGGTGTGATCTCCTCATGA
- the paaB gene encoding 1,2-phenylacetyl-CoA epoxidase subunit PaaB, giving the protein MSGQQQPGGEWPLWEVFVRSRRGLSHTHAGSLHAPDAEMALRNARDLYTRRAEGVSIWVVPSTAVTASSPDEKDPFFEPAADKPYRHPTFYAIPEGVKHL; this is encoded by the coding sequence ATGAGCGGGCAGCAGCAGCCGGGCGGCGAGTGGCCGCTGTGGGAGGTCTTCGTCCGCAGCCGGCGCGGACTGAGCCACACCCACGCGGGCAGCCTGCACGCGCCCGACGCCGAGATGGCCCTGCGCAATGCGCGGGACCTCTACACCCGGCGGGCGGAGGGCGTGTCGATCTGGGTGGTGCCGTCCACCGCGGTCACCGCCTCCTCCCCCGACGAGAAGGACCCGTTCTTCGAGCCCGCCGCCGACAAGCCCTACCGCCATCCGACGTTCTACGCGATCCCGGAAGGGGTGAAGCACCTGTGA